In Nocardia yunnanensis, one DNA window encodes the following:
- a CDS encoding M23 family metallopeptidase, which produces MPVTVPLSRLRGVGRYRTAATRAAAVSVVVGASLAALAAADPDATGDRPGNPVANAAVAAPVAVTPREAQMPQVVPQPVLDFLDGLHAEQARPKTVRPVAGPLSSGFGTRWGVLHAGIDFADGFGTPIHAVTDGTVIEAGPASGFGLWVRVLQDDGTIGVYGHMQDILVQVGQQLRAGDVLATVGNRGYSTGPHLHYEVHAGEGAPIDPLPWLAGRGMNVGAPTD; this is translated from the coding sequence ATGCCCGTAACCGTACCGTTATCTCGGCTGCGTGGAGTCGGCCGCTACCGCACCGCCGCCACCCGCGCCGCGGCCGTCAGCGTCGTCGTCGGCGCCTCGCTGGCCGCCCTGGCCGCCGCCGATCCCGACGCCACCGGCGACCGACCGGGCAACCCCGTCGCGAACGCCGCGGTCGCCGCGCCCGTCGCCGTCACCCCCCGCGAAGCGCAGATGCCGCAGGTCGTGCCGCAGCCGGTGCTGGACTTCCTCGACGGCCTGCACGCCGAACAGGCCCGCCCCAAGACCGTGCGCCCGGTCGCGGGACCGCTGAGCTCCGGATTCGGCACCCGCTGGGGCGTGCTGCACGCCGGCATCGACTTCGCCGACGGCTTCGGCACCCCGATCCACGCCGTCACCGACGGCACCGTCATCGAAGCGGGCCCGGCCTCGGGCTTCGGCCTGTGGGTGCGTGTGCTGCAGGACGACGGCACCATCGGCGTCTACGGCCACATGCAGGACATCCTGGTCCAGGTCGGCCAGCAGCTGCGCGCCGGTGACGTCCTGGCCACCGTCGGCAACCGCGGCTACTCCACCGGCCCGCACCTGCACTACGAGGTCCACGCCGGCGAAGGCGCCCCCATCGACCCCCTGCCGTGGCTGGCCGGACGCGGCATGAACGTCGGCGCCCCCACCGACTGA